GCTGGCAGGAACAGCCGAGTGCCGTTGCTTACCAGAAAAAACTCGAAGGTTTAGGCCTCAAGGTTTATCGTCATTATCCGATTGCTGGTTACCCGAGCAACATTCCGCTGGTGGTGAGCGATGACGGTTACGGCAAGAATGAATTTGTTGAAACTTCTCGCGAACTTGTGGTGGTGACGGCTCCGGGCCCCGGAAGTGGAAAGATGGCTGTGTGCCTTTCGCAGATTTACCACGAAAACAAGCGTGGTGTAAAGGCTGGCTATGCCAAGTTCGAAACCTTCCCGATTTGGAACATTCCGCTCAAGCACCCGGTGAACCTCGCATACGAAGCCGCCACCGCCGACTTGAACGATGTGAACATGATTGATCCGTTCCACTTGGAAGCCTACGGACAGACGACTATCAATTACAATCGCGATGTGGAAATCTTCCCGGTGCTGAACGCCCTGTTTACCCGCATTCTCGGTGAATCTCCGTACAAGAGTCCGACCGATATGGGCGTGAACATGGCCGGCAATTGCATTGTTGATGACGACGCCGTTTGCGAAGCCGCTCGCCAGGAAATCATCCGTCGCTACTACAACACGCTTTGCGATGTGCGTAAGGGCAACGCCGACAAGGATCAAGTTTACAAGCAGGAACTGATTATGGAACAAGCCCAGATCAGTACTGCAAACCGCCCCGTGATTGCGGCTGCCGTCAAGAAGGCCGAAGAATCCGAAGGCCCGGCTGTAGCAATTCAGCTGAACGATGGCGCTATCATTACGGGTAAGACTTCGTCTTTGCTTGGCGCCTCTTCTGCAATGTTGCTGGATTCGCTCAAGCACTTGGCTGGTATTCCTGATGAAGTGCGTCTGCTTTCGCCGATGGTGATTGAACCGATTCAGAGTCTGAAAACCAAGCAGCTCGGCCACAAGAACCCGCGCCTGCATATGGATGAAGTTCTGGTTGCGCTCTCTGTTTGCGCCCTCACGGATTATAACGCCAAGATTGCTATGGAAAAACTCCCGGAACTTCGCCACTGCGAAGTGCATTCCAGCGTGATTCTTTCTCAGGTAGATGTGGGCGTGTTCCGCCGTCTCGGTGTTAACCTGACGACTGAGCCTACGTATCAGACCAGCAAATTATATCATGGCTAAATAGAGTGTCATGCCCGACTTGGTCGGGCATCCCCTTTTAAATGAAAAAAAAGTCGCGACGGTGTCGCGACTTTTTAGCTTGTATGCAATTACTTCGTTTGCTTGGAAGAATTACTTCTTCTTGGAAGCCTTCTTGCTGGAAGATTTCGGGGGGTGAACCGCAATCTTCTTCACGCTCTTGTCTTCGGCCTTGGCGAGTTCAGCTTCTTCGGCTTCGAAGATTGCCTGAGCCTGGCGGAGAGCGTCGGTCGGGTCGATTTCGATTGCTTCGGAGGCTTCGTCTACGAGTTCGGCGAAGTCATCGTACCAATCAGCGAAGATTTCCACTTCGAGGTGGTCGACACCCGGAACAGTGAGGCGTGCGCCGCAGGCTTCGCCCACGCGGTCGAGGTACTTGGCCATCTGCGGCTTGAGGAGCGTCAGGTCGAGACCGTCGAGGTCTTCGGGTTCGAAGTAAACGGCGTCGACATCGCTGTCGTCGTCCTTAGCCTTCTTGCTCTTCTTGCCTTCGCACTTGCCGCACTTGCAGTCGCCGTTGCAGCATTCTTCGTTGCCGTACAGGGCCATGTATTCTTCATCGTCCATGCCGCTGTCGTAGTAGAATTCGTCTTCTTCGAGGTACAGGGTTTCAACAAAGATTCCCTTTGCGCCGAGCGTCTTGGCTGCAGCAATGAATTCCTTGAGGTCGCCGCCGAAGTAGCGGGTGGTTTCCATGTCTTCGTTCAGGGTCTGAACGGGAATGGGGGAGAGCTTCTGCTTCTTGAGGTAGTCGCAGATTTCGTCACTGATGGATTTCTGAGTCTTTGCCATGTGAATCTCCTGGTAAAATT
The sequence above is a segment of the uncultured Fibrobacter sp. genome. Coding sequences within it:
- a CDS encoding DUF1846 domain-containing protein, whose product is MFKVGFDNDAYLRTQSEKIAERIAKFGGKLYLEFGGKLFDDHHASRVLPGFAPDSKIRMLEKLKDKAEVIIAINAGDIEKNKVRGDLGITYDQDVLRLIDAFRGYGLYVSSVVLTRWQEQPSAVAYQKKLEGLGLKVYRHYPIAGYPSNIPLVVSDDGYGKNEFVETSRELVVVTAPGPGSGKMAVCLSQIYHENKRGVKAGYAKFETFPIWNIPLKHPVNLAYEAATADLNDVNMIDPFHLEAYGQTTINYNRDVEIFPVLNALFTRILGESPYKSPTDMGVNMAGNCIVDDDAVCEAARQEIIRRYYNTLCDVRKGNADKDQVYKQELIMEQAQISTANRPVIAAAVKKAEESEGPAVAIQLNDGAIITGKTSSLLGASSAMLLDSLKHLAGIPDEVRLLSPMVIEPIQSLKTKQLGHKNPRLHMDEVLVALSVCALTDYNAKIAMEKLPELRHCEVHSSVILSQVDVGVFRRLGVNLTTEPTYQTSKLYHG